The Thalassotalea psychrophila genome window below encodes:
- a CDS encoding symmetrical bis(5'-nucleosyl)-tetraphosphatase: protein MAIYLLGDIQGCHTELCQLMKLVNFDLNTDQIWFTGDLVARGPDSLATLRLIKSLGNSAKVVLGNHDLHLLAVHAGIKKVKRNDLVDELLNSSDIDELMDWLAQYPLVEQLPNENAYMSHAGLPPEWQPEDALAQSNFVQERISGSERNHWLNSMYGNTPNSWCNAQTEEEKFRYSVNALTRMRFCFSDGSLEFTSKGSPIDNQDTNLSPWFKLSKSIGTTQWVFGHWASLNGEVDNPNIYALDTGCVWGGRLTMLRWHDKKIFSVPAQL from the coding sequence ATGGCTATTTATTTGCTCGGTGATATTCAGGGTTGTCATACTGAATTATGTCAATTAATGAAACTTGTTAATTTTGATCTTAACACCGATCAAATTTGGTTTACCGGTGATTTAGTAGCGCGAGGCCCTGATTCGTTAGCAACATTGAGGCTGATAAAATCGCTAGGCAATAGTGCCAAAGTTGTTTTAGGTAATCATGACCTACATTTACTTGCTGTTCATGCAGGTATCAAAAAAGTTAAAAGAAATGATCTTGTAGATGAGTTACTTAATTCATCTGATATAGATGAGCTAATGGATTGGCTTGCACAATATCCGCTTGTAGAACAACTTCCCAATGAAAATGCCTATATGAGTCATGCGGGTTTACCGCCAGAGTGGCAACCTGAAGATGCTTTAGCACAATCAAACTTTGTACAAGAAAGAATATCGGGTAGCGAGCGTAACCATTGGCTTAACTCGATGTATGGTAATACGCCAAATAGTTGGTGTAACGCCCAAACTGAAGAAGAGAAATTTAGATATAGTGTGAATGCCTTAACCCGTATGCGGTTTTGTTTTTCTGATGGCTCATTAGAGTTTACCAGTAAAGGATCCCCTATTGATAACCAAGACACCAACCTTTCTCCTTGGTTTAAATTATCTAAATCGATCGGCACAACTCAATGGGTATTTGGCCATTGGGCAAGCTTAAATGGTGAAGTAGATAATCCTAATATTTACGCACTTGATACCGGCTGTGTTTGGGGTGGAAGATTAACTATGCTGCGTTGGCATGACAAAAAAATATTTTCAGTTCCTGCACAACTATAA
- a CDS encoding Dyp-type peroxidase gives MAREQFGICAEPNLHSYYLMFNVLDNKNKFIRKALAALPELFDDYADQFSESNLNAVIAIGASYWDEYYPKAKPIGLKPFAHMQVEDRFAPATNYDLFIEIRSDRADVNHVVSTKVCDLLNDGVELAEQVKGFRYLDGRDLTGFVDGSENPKGMHKREVALVKEQDQSEFTKGSYLHIQRYRHNMNLWQTLEEKQQEDIIGRTKRDDIEYASEDKPHTAHIKRTNLKDNNGKSLEIVRQSMPYGHMKVQGLFFVAYCHTPENFELQLKSMIEGDGHGNFDHLLKYTQAETGAAFFAPSLDLIAEIAAEEK, from the coding sequence ATGGCTAGAGAGCAATTTGGCATTTGTGCCGAGCCAAATTTACACAGTTATTATCTGATGTTTAATGTATTAGATAATAAAAACAAATTTATACGTAAAGCACTCGCAGCTCTGCCCGAGTTATTTGACGATTACGCAGATCAATTTTCAGAATCAAATTTGAATGCTGTTATAGCCATTGGTGCAAGTTATTGGGATGAATATTACCCTAAGGCAAAACCGATTGGATTAAAACCGTTTGCTCATATGCAGGTCGAAGACAGATTTGCACCAGCAACTAATTATGATTTATTTATAGAAATTCGCAGTGATCGAGCAGACGTAAATCATGTGGTAAGTACCAAAGTTTGTGATTTATTAAATGATGGGGTTGAGCTTGCTGAGCAAGTAAAAGGTTTTCGTTATTTAGATGGTAGAGATTTGACTGGCTTTGTCGATGGTAGTGAAAACCCTAAAGGTATGCATAAGCGTGAAGTTGCCTTAGTTAAGGAACAAGACCAAAGCGAGTTCACTAAAGGAAGTTATCTTCACATCCAACGTTATCGCCATAATATGAATTTATGGCAAACGCTCGAAGAAAAGCAGCAAGAAGATATTATCGGTAGAACCAAACGCGATGACATCGAATATGCTTCTGAAGATAAGCCGCATACAGCTCATATCAAGCGTACTAACTTAAAAGATAATAATGGAAAATCATTAGAAATAGTTAGGCAGAGTATGCCTTATGGACACATGAAAGTTCAGGGCTTATTCTTTGTAGCATATTGTCATACGCCAGAAAATTTTGAGTTACAGCTTAAAAGCATGATTGAAGGTGACGGCCATGGTAACTTTGATCACTTACTTAAATATACTCAAGCTGAAACAGGTGCTGCATTTTTTGCTCCATCACTAGATTTAATTGCAGAAATTGCCGCTGAGGAAAAATAG
- the argR gene encoding transcriptional regulator ArgR has protein sequence MSSQQKQEALVNAFKDLLKQEQFGSQGDIVDALKSEGFDNISQSKVSRMLSKFGAVRTRNARQEMVYCLPAELGVPTAKSPLKQLVLDIESNDVMIIVRTSPGAAQLIARLLDSLSKADGVLGTIAGDDTIFIAPTAVGDIEVTKEKLNLLFQKMY, from the coding sequence ATGAGCTCACAACAAAAACAAGAAGCATTAGTAAATGCATTTAAAGATCTGTTAAAACAAGAACAGTTCGGTTCTCAAGGTGACATAGTTGACGCATTAAAAAGTGAAGGCTTTGATAATATAAGCCAATCGAAAGTGTCACGTATGCTCAGTAAGTTTGGTGCGGTAAGAACGCGCAACGCCAGACAAGAAATGGTCTATTGTTTACCTGCTGAGTTAGGCGTGCCTACAGCCAAAAGCCCACTTAAACAACTTGTACTAGATATTGAAAGTAATGATGTAATGATCATCGTTCGTACTAGCCCAGGTGCTGCCCAATTGATTGCCCGCTTACTTGATTCATTAAGTAAGGCTGATGGCGTATTAGGTACAATAGCCGGTGATGATACTATCTTTATCGCCCCAACTGCTGTTGGCGATATTGAAGTAACTAAAGAAAAGTTAAATTTATTGTTTCAGAAGATGTATTGA
- the apaG gene encoding Co2+/Mg2+ efflux protein ApaG: METEHGTPGQLVKVSTQVDFIEEQSDQYQDRYVFSYTVTIENNSNKTLQLISRSWLITDSDGNKVSVEGDGVVGQQPILQSGQRYRYSSGSIIKTPLGTMEGFYIMKDLQGNKHKVTIPVFGLSIPNIVN, translated from the coding sequence ATGGAAACAGAACACGGGACACCAGGTCAACTAGTTAAAGTTTCGACACAAGTCGACTTTATTGAAGAGCAGTCTGACCAATATCAAGACCGATATGTTTTTAGCTATACAGTCACCATAGAAAATAATAGTAATAAAACCCTACAGTTAATTTCTCGTAGTTGGTTAATTACTGATTCAGATGGTAATAAAGTATCTGTTGAAGGTGATGGCGTTGTTGGTCAACAGCCAATTTTACAAAGCGGCCAACGGTATCGTTATTCTAGCGGTTCAATTATAAAAACTCCATTAGGTACCATGGAAGGCTTTTATATTATGAAAGACTTACAAGGTAATAAGCATAAAGTAACTATTCCTGTTTTCGGCCTTTCTATTCCGAATATAGTTAATTAA
- the rsmA gene encoding 16S rRNA (adenine(1518)-N(6)/adenine(1519)-N(6))-dimethyltransferase RsmA, translating to MSNKSHLGHQAKKRFGQNFLHDDAVISRIVDAINPCSGENLVEIGPGLGALTEPVIERAGDISVVELDRDLAHRLRHHPFIAKHLTIHETDALKFDFATLADEQPLRIFGNLPYNISTPLIFHLLTFKDKVKDMHFMLQKEVVNRMAAGPNSKTYGRLSIMCQYYCQVMPVMEIGPEAFQPPPKVDSAIVRLIPHKEIKFPAKDVKWLERVTREAFSMRRKTIRNSFKKLISAEQLETLGIKASLRPENLSLHDYITVANYLTDNPPEL from the coding sequence ATGAGTAATAAAAGCCATTTAGGTCATCAAGCCAAGAAGCGCTTTGGCCAAAATTTTTTACATGACGATGCCGTAATAAGCCGCATTGTTGACGCTATAAATCCATGTTCTGGTGAAAACCTAGTTGAGATAGGTCCTGGTCTAGGTGCTTTAACTGAGCCGGTGATTGAAAGAGCTGGTGATATTTCAGTAGTTGAGCTTGATAGAGATCTTGCCCACCGATTGCGCCATCACCCTTTTATTGCAAAGCATTTAACCATTCATGAAACTGACGCATTAAAATTTGATTTTGCTACGCTTGCCGATGAGCAACCATTAAGAATATTTGGTAATTTACCTTATAATATCTCTACACCGTTAATATTTCATCTTTTGACCTTTAAAGATAAAGTTAAAGACATGCACTTTATGCTGCAAAAAGAAGTCGTAAACAGAATGGCGGCAGGACCTAACTCTAAAACTTACGGGCGTTTATCAATAATGTGTCAATACTATTGCCAAGTAATGCCGGTGATGGAAATTGGCCCTGAAGCATTTCAGCCACCACCTAAAGTTGATAGTGCAATCGTTCGGTTAATTCCACATAAAGAAATTAAGTTCCCTGCTAAAGATGTGAAATGGTTAGAGCGTGTAACCCGAGAAGCTTTCAGCATGCGTCGGAAAACCATTCGTAACAGCTTTAAAAAACTTATTAGTGCTGAACAGTTAGAAACATTAGGCATAAAAGCCAGCTTAAGGCCTGAAAATTTGAGTTTGCACGATTATATTACTGTTGCGAATTACTTAACGGACAATCCGCCAGAGTTGTAA
- the mdh gene encoding malate dehydrogenase, which produces MKVAVLGAAGGIGQALSLLLKTQLPAGSELSLYDVAPVVPGVAVDLSHIPTDVTVKGYGADALGDALTGCDIVIIPAGMPRKPGMDRADLFAVNAGIIKTLAEGIVANCPKALVGVITNPVNGTVPIVAEVFKKAGTYEANRVFGVTTLDVIRSETFIAELKGLSTSDVKVPVIGGHSGTTILPLLSQVEGVEFTQAEIDALTPRIQNAGTEVVMAKAGGGSATLSMGAAAARFCMSLVKGLQGEDVIDYAYVEGNTGDATYFAQPVRLGKNGVEEYLPYGELSAYEENAKNEMLATLNADIKEGADFIA; this is translated from the coding sequence ATGAAAGTTGCCGTTTTAGGTGCTGCCGGTGGTATCGGTCAAGCATTATCATTATTACTAAAAACTCAATTACCTGCTGGTTCTGAGCTATCTTTATACGACGTTGCGCCAGTAGTACCTGGTGTTGCAGTTGATTTATCTCACATCCCTACAGATGTTACTGTTAAAGGTTACGGCGCTGACGCTTTAGGTGATGCATTAACAGGTTGTGACATTGTGATCATTCCTGCAGGTATGCCACGTAAGCCTGGTATGGACCGTGCTGATTTATTCGCAGTTAACGCTGGTATCATTAAAACTTTAGCAGAAGGCATTGTTGCTAACTGTCCTAAAGCATTAGTTGGTGTTATTACTAACCCAGTTAACGGTACTGTGCCAATTGTTGCTGAAGTATTCAAAAAAGCAGGAACATATGAAGCTAACCGTGTATTTGGTGTAACTACTCTTGATGTTATCCGAAGTGAAACATTTATTGCTGAGCTTAAAGGCTTATCAACTTCAGATGTTAAAGTGCCAGTAATTGGTGGTCACTCTGGTACAACTATCTTACCTCTTCTTTCACAAGTTGAAGGTGTTGAGTTTACTCAAGCAGAAATTGATGCATTAACACCACGTATTCAAAATGCTGGTACTGAAGTTGTTATGGCTAAAGCTGGTGGCGGTTCTGCAACATTATCAATGGGCGCAGCTGCTGCTCGTTTTTGTATGTCTTTAGTTAAAGGCTTACAAGGTGAAGACGTTATTGATTACGCCTACGTTGAAGGTAACACTGGCGATGCTACATACTTCGCTCAACCTGTACGTTTAGGTAAAAACGGTGTTGAAGAATACCTACCTTACGGCGAGTTAAGTGCATATGAAGAAAATGCTAAAAACGAAATGTTAGCCACTTTAAACGCTGACATTAAAGAAGGTGCTGATTTTATCGCTTAA
- a CDS encoding SGNH/GDSL hydrolase family protein — translation MPTLPEPVGLRQGLSGVGKQLKLLIIGDSAAAGVGVEHQRKALLGNLVSNLESHHQVNWQLHAQTGATTIETIKEVDNIGKQKFDVIITSLGVNDVTSRISAREWLTKQLQLREKLIAKFSPKLLILSSLPPMGKIPALPQPLRWYVGARAEEFDQLLQLSCHGITHHLPIKIGSISDMIAKDGFHPSAGLYKIWGQQVAQMIRERVN, via the coding sequence TTGCCAACCTTACCTGAACCCGTAGGTTTACGACAGGGATTAAGTGGTGTTGGTAAACAATTGAAATTATTAATTATTGGAGATTCAGCTGCTGCAGGAGTGGGGGTTGAGCATCAACGTAAAGCTTTACTAGGTAATCTAGTCAGCAACTTAGAAAGTCATCATCAAGTTAATTGGCAATTGCATGCTCAAACTGGAGCAACAACTATAGAGACAATTAAAGAGGTTGATAATATTGGAAAACAAAAATTTGATGTGATCATAACGTCATTGGGAGTTAATGACGTTACCTCGAGGATCAGTGCAAGAGAATGGCTTACTAAGCAATTACAGTTAAGAGAAAAACTAATTGCTAAATTTAGTCCTAAACTATTAATATTAAGCTCTCTTCCACCAATGGGAAAAATTCCCGCTTTACCACAGCCATTACGTTGGTATGTGGGAGCAAGAGCTGAAGAGTTCGATCAATTATTACAATTAAGTTGTCACGGCATCACCCATCATTTACCCATTAAAATAGGTAGCATCAGCGATATGATTGCTAAGGATGGATTTCATCCAAGTGCCGGTTTATATAAAATATGGGGGCAGCAAGTTGCACAGATGATTCGTGAACGGGTAAATTAA
- the ispB gene encoding octaprenyl diphosphate synthase, translating to MNINQIQELANHDMSAVNTLIYSQLKSDVVLINQLGMYIVNSGGKRIRPLLTVLAARAMGYQGEKHICLAAIIEFIHTATLLHDDVVDESSMRRGKETANELFGNSASVLVGDFLYTRSFQMMVTLDDMSIMKVLSNATNVIAEGEVLQLMNCNDPDTTVESYRQVIYCKTAKLFEAATRLAAVVTEQSEDMVKAMTLYGMHLGTAFQLIDDLLDYTADAQEMGKNVGDDLAEGKPTLPLLHAMHNGNETQRVMIREAIETGNGMDHLDEVLKAMRETGALELTQRMAEEEAEKAIAALDCLAESEYKQALIALAHLSVDRNA from the coding sequence ATGAACATTAATCAAATCCAAGAACTTGCCAACCATGATATGAGTGCTGTGAATACACTTATTTATTCGCAATTAAAATCTGACGTTGTGCTGATAAACCAACTTGGTATGTATATAGTTAACTCTGGTGGTAAACGTATTCGCCCACTATTAACTGTACTGGCAGCCCGTGCGATGGGCTACCAAGGAGAAAAACATATTTGTTTGGCTGCTATTATTGAGTTTATTCATACTGCCACCTTGTTACATGATGATGTGGTTGATGAATCATCAATGCGCCGTGGTAAAGAAACAGCAAATGAACTTTTTGGTAATAGTGCCAGTGTATTAGTTGGTGACTTTCTTTATACCCGCTCATTTCAAATGATGGTTACTCTTGATGATATGAGCATTATGAAAGTTCTTTCTAATGCAACTAACGTAATAGCAGAAGGTGAAGTTCTGCAATTAATGAATTGTAACGATCCTGACACAACGGTAGAGAGTTATAGACAGGTAATTTATTGCAAGACTGCTAAGTTATTTGAAGCTGCTACTCGCCTTGCTGCTGTTGTTACTGAGCAATCAGAAGATATGGTTAAGGCAATGACCCTTTATGGCATGCATTTAGGTACAGCTTTCCAATTAATAGACGATTTGCTTGATTACACTGCTGATGCCCAAGAAATGGGTAAAAATGTTGGTGATGATCTAGCTGAAGGAAAACCAACATTACCATTATTGCATGCTATGCATAACGGTAATGAAACTCAGCGTGTAATGATCAGAGAAGCTATTGAAACGGGTAATGGCATGGATCATCTTGATGAAGTATTAAAAGCAATGCGTGAAACCGGTGCATTAGAGTTAACGCAACGAATGGCTGAAGAAGAAGCTGAGAAAGCTATTGCAGCATTAGATTGTTTAGCTGAGTCTGAATACAAGCAGGCACTAATCGCTCTTGCACATTTATCTGTAGATCGTAACGCGTAA
- the pdxA gene encoding 4-hydroxythreonine-4-phosphate dehydrogenase PdxA, with protein sequence MVNKIAITPGEPAGVGPDILIQLAQENWPVQLVAIADPEMLEQRAKQLDLPLKVNIYDAARASKAHQAGVLEVLPVKLAEPSQPGILNANNGAYVVETLKLACEGNMSGEFKAIVTGPVHKGLINQAGIPFSGHTEYFAQQANCIDVVMMLATEGLRVSLMTTHIPLAYVSKAITFERIQKITRILHKDLKEKFGIKEPKIYVCGLNPHAGEDGHLGREEIETIIPAIESLREEGMHLVGPLAADTIFQTKYLDDADAVLAMYHDQGLPVLKYKGFGASVNITLGLPFIRTSVDHGTAIELAGSLDADTGSFRAAMNNAINLVQNQQ encoded by the coding sequence ATGGTTAATAAGATTGCCATAACCCCTGGCGAGCCCGCAGGTGTTGGTCCTGATATTTTAATACAACTGGCCCAAGAAAACTGGCCAGTGCAACTTGTTGCAATTGCTGATCCTGAAATGTTAGAGCAGCGAGCAAAGCAATTAGATTTGCCTTTAAAGGTTAATATTTATGACGCAGCAAGGGCTTCAAAGGCACACCAAGCAGGTGTCCTTGAAGTTTTACCGGTAAAGTTGGCTGAACCGTCTCAGCCCGGAATATTAAATGCCAACAATGGAGCCTATGTTGTTGAAACATTAAAGCTTGCTTGTGAAGGTAATATGTCAGGTGAATTTAAAGCAATTGTTACAGGTCCTGTTCATAAAGGCTTAATTAATCAAGCAGGTATTCCCTTTAGCGGTCATACTGAATATTTTGCTCAACAAGCTAATTGTATTGATGTTGTTATGATGCTTGCAACTGAAGGCTTACGAGTGTCATTAATGACAACTCATATTCCTCTAGCTTATGTATCTAAAGCGATAACTTTTGAGCGAATTCAAAAGATCACTCGTATACTACATAAAGATCTGAAGGAAAAATTTGGCATAAAAGAACCAAAAATTTATGTATGTGGCTTAAACCCACATGCAGGCGAAGATGGACATTTAGGCAGAGAAGAGATTGAGACAATTATTCCTGCTATAGAATCTCTACGTGAAGAAGGTATGCATTTAGTTGGTCCGTTAGCAGCAGATACAATTTTTCAAACTAAATATCTAGATGATGCAGATGCGGTTTTGGCTATGTATCATGATCAAGGCCTGCCAGTACTTAAATATAAAGGGTTTGGCGCGTCGGTAAACATTACCTTAGGACTACCCTTTATAAGAACCTCTGTAGATCACGGTACTGCCATTGAACTTGCCGGCTCATTAGATGCCGATACAGGGAGTTTCAGGGCAGCTATGAATAATGCAATTAATTTGGTACAAAATCAGCAATGA
- the surA gene encoding peptidylprolyl isomerase SurA, with translation MKTIIKIAFIISGIVSSAVTTSVVNAKELELDKVVAVVNSGVVLESEINELVNNVKKQALAEKQSLPSDAALRTQAMEKLINDSLLIQMGERMGVQIGDAQLDTTIASIAKDNGGMTTEQFRQKLVTDGVNYESYREGIRTEMITNEVRKANVRRRVAISPQEISNLVELMKEQKNADIEYNIGHILISFPDEPTQDDLVDAKDRADKVINLLNTGSDFKKIAIASSGAPSALEGGDIGWRGINEMPTLFAELVDGNKKGEVFGPIRTGLGFNIIKILDIRGKETVEVSEVKSRHILIKPSIILSEDKAEKILLDFLTQIKSGEADFDALAREHSEGPTATRGGDLGWSDPNSYDPAFKEALATLEVDGYHQPFRSSFGWHLVQLTGRRTLDATDLNNENRAYNLLFNRKFGVEAIRWMKETRDEAYIEIFDEED, from the coding sequence ATGAAAACAATAATCAAAATTGCCTTTATCATTTCAGGCATAGTAAGCAGCGCTGTTACAACATCTGTTGTCAATGCAAAAGAGTTAGAATTAGATAAAGTAGTCGCTGTTGTAAATTCAGGTGTTGTGCTTGAATCGGAAATCAACGAGCTAGTAAATAATGTTAAAAAGCAGGCTTTAGCTGAAAAACAAAGTTTACCATCGGATGCAGCCCTTCGTACCCAAGCCATGGAAAAGTTAATTAACGATAGTTTATTGATTCAAATGGGCGAGCGTATGGGTGTTCAAATTGGTGATGCTCAATTAGATACCACGATTGCATCAATCGCTAAAGATAATGGCGGTATGACTACTGAACAATTTAGACAAAAACTAGTAACTGATGGCGTTAACTACGAAAGCTACCGTGAAGGTATTCGTACTGAGATGATCACTAACGAAGTTAGAAAAGCTAACGTCCGTCGTCGTGTTGCCATTAGCCCACAAGAAATTTCAAACCTTGTAGAGTTAATGAAAGAACAAAAAAATGCTGATATTGAATACAATATTGGTCATATATTGATTAGCTTTCCTGATGAACCAACTCAAGATGATTTAGTTGATGCCAAAGACAGAGCGGATAAAGTTATTAATCTGTTAAATACAGGCTCAGACTTTAAGAAAATCGCTATTGCTTCTTCCGGTGCACCAAGTGCTTTAGAAGGTGGTGATATTGGTTGGCGTGGTATTAATGAAATGCCAACCTTATTTGCCGAATTAGTTGATGGCAATAAAAAAGGCGAAGTATTTGGACCAATCCGTACAGGTTTAGGCTTCAACATAATTAAAATATTAGATATTCGCGGTAAAGAAACGGTTGAAGTAAGTGAAGTGAAATCACGTCATATTTTAATTAAGCCATCAATTATATTATCTGAAGATAAAGCAGAGAAAATATTATTAGATTTCTTAACCCAGATAAAATCTGGTGAAGCTGATTTTGATGCCTTAGCACGTGAACACTCTGAAGGCCCAACAGCTACACGTGGTGGTGACTTAGGTTGGTCAGATCCAAACAGTTATGACCCTGCATTTAAAGAAGCATTAGCGACGTTAGAAGTTGATGGATACCATCAACCATTTCGGTCATCTTTTGGTTGGCACTTAGTGCAATTAACCGGCCGAAGAACTTTAGATGCAACCGATCTAAACAACGAAAATCGTGCCTACAACCTACTGTTTAATAGAAAGTTTGGTGTTGAAGCTATTCGCTGGATGAAAGAAACCAGAGATGAAGCATACATTGAAATTTTTGACGAAGAAGACTGA